In the genome of Alphaproteobacteria bacterium CG11_big_fil_rev_8_21_14_0_20_39_49, one region contains:
- a CDS encoding 50S ribosomal protein L17, translating into MRHGIKGRKLGRNKSHRRALFANLAAALIKHEQIKTTLPKAKDLRPIVEKLITLGKRGDLHARRQALAYIYDEEVVKKLFAVLGERYKDRKGGYTRIIKAGNRYGDNAPIAYIELVDRDESEKGKDSGPVQGDEEGVAA; encoded by the coding sequence ATGCGTCACGGTATAAAAGGAAGAAAACTCGGTAGAAATAAATCCCATAGAAGGGCTTTATTTGCTAATCTTGCCGCTGCTTTAATTAAGCATGAGCAAATTAAAACTACATTACCTAAAGCTAAGGACCTTCGCCCTATCGTGGAGAAGCTTATAACTCTTGGTAAAAGAGGTGATCTACATGCCAGACGTCAGGCATTAGCTTATATATACGATGAAGAAGTTGTAAAAAAACTATTTGCAGTTTTGGGCGAAAGATATAAAGATAGAAAAGGTGGCTATACAAGGATTATCAAAGCCGGTAACAGATACGGTGATAATGCACCTATAGCATATATTGAACTTGTTGACCGTGATGAGTCGGAAAAAGGTAAGGATTCAGGTCCGGTACAAGGTGATGAGGAAGGTGTAGCCGCTTAA
- a CDS encoding peptidylprolyl isomerase: protein MWFKKLVAVLFTVCFINTAVAQEKDLSKLEDTLYIDLPDGRVVIELMPDVAPKHVARIKELAGEKFYDGVVFHRVIEGFMAQTGDPTGTGRGGSEKPDLEAEFSNVPHQRGVVSMARANDPNSANSQFFIVLEDSNFLDGKYTVFGKVVEGMDHVDSIKKGDSRNNGSVENPTAMVSVRVASEVESN from the coding sequence ATGTGGTTCAAAAAATTAGTAGCAGTATTGTTCACGGTTTGTTTTATAAATACGGCTGTAGCACAAGAAAAGGATTTATCTAAATTGGAAGATACATTATATATAGATTTACCTGACGGTAGAGTGGTTATAGAGCTAATGCCCGATGTTGCACCTAAGCATGTCGCTAGAATAAAAGAGCTTGCCGGCGAGAAATTTTATGACGGTGTGGTATTTCACAGGGTTATAGAAGGCTTCATGGCTCAGACCGGAGATCCTACAGGTACGGGTAGAGGCGGCTCTGAAAAACCTGATCTTGAAGCTGAGTTTTCAAACGTTCCTCACCAAAGAGGCGTAGTTTCAATGGCACGTGCGAATGACCCTAATAGTGCTAATAGCCAGTTCTTTATTGTTCTTGAAGATTCGAATTTCCTTGACGGGAAATACACGGTGTTCGGCAAGGTAGTAGAGGGTATGGATCATGTTGATTCTATCAAAAAAGGTGATTCAAGAAATAATGGCTCGGTAGAAAACCCTACGGCAATGGTTAGCGTTAGAGTCGCTTCTGAAGTTGAGTCAAACTAA